Proteins found in one Papio anubis isolate 15944 chromosome 13, Panubis1.0, whole genome shotgun sequence genomic segment:
- the CTSV gene encoding cathepsin L2, producing the protein MNLSLVLAAFCLGIASAVPKFDQNLDTKWYQWKATHRRLYGASEEGWRRAVWEKNMKMIELHNGEYSQGKHGFTMAMNAFGDMTNEEFRQVMGCFRNQKLRKGKLFREPLFLDLPKSVDWRKKGYVTPVKNQKQCGSCWAFSATGALEGQMFRKTGKLVSLSEQNLVDCSRPQGNQGCNGGFMNSAFRYVKENGGLDSEESYPYVAMDGICKYRPENSVANDTGFEVVPAGKEKALMKAVATVGPISVAMDAGHSSFQFYKSGIYFEPDCSSKNLDHGVLVVGYGFEGANSDNNKYWLVKNSWGPEWGSNGYVKIAKDKDNHCGIATAASYPTV; encoded by the exons ATGAATCTTTCGCTCGTCCTGGCTGCCTTTTGCTTGGGAATAGCCTCCGCTGTTCCAAAATTTGACCAAAATTTGGATACAAAGTGGTACCAGTGGAAGGCAACACATAGACGATTATATGGCGCG AGTGAAGAAGGATGGAGGAGAGCAGTGTgggaaaagaatatgaaaatgatTGAACTGCACAATGGGGAATACAGCCAAGGGAAACATGGCTTCACAATGGCCATGAATGCTTTTGGTGACATG ACCAATGAAGAATTCAGGCAGGTGATGGGTTGCTTTCGAAACCAGAAACTCAGGAAGGGGAAACTGTTCCGTGAGCCTCTGTTTCTTGATCTTCCCAAATCTGTGGATTGGAGAAAGAAAGGCTATGTGACGCCAGTGAAGAATCAG AAACAATGTGGTTCTTGTTGGGCTTTTAGTGCGACTGGTGCTCTTGAAGGACAGATGTTCCGGAAAACTGGGAAACTTGTCTCACTGAGCGAGCAGAATCTGGTGGACTGTTCGCGTCCTCAAGGCAATCAGGGCTGCAATGGTGGCTTCATGAATAGCGCCTTCCGGTATGTCAAGGAGAACGGAGGCCTGGACTCTGAGGAATCCTATCCATATGTAGCAATG GATGGAATCTGTAAGTACAGACCTGAGAATTCTGTTGCTAATGACACCGGCTTCGAGGTGGTCCCAGCTGGAAAGGAGAAGGCCCTGATGAAAGCAGTGGCAACTGTGGGGCCCATCTCTGTTGCTATGGATGCAGGCCATTCGTCCTTCCAGTTCTACAAATCAG GCATTTATTTTGAACCAGACTGCAGCAGCAAAAACCTGGATCATGGTGTTCTGGTGGTTGGCTACGGCTTTGAAGGAGCAAATTCAGATAACAACAAGTATTGGCTCGTCAAAAACAG CTGGGGTCCAGAATGGGGCTCGAATGGCTATGTAAAAATAGCCAAAGACAAGGACAACCACTGTGGAATCGCCACAGCGGCCAGCTACCCCACTGTGTGA